One Stenotrophomonas maltophilia R551-3 genomic window, CGGCGGCAGCACCGCAGGCAGTACTGCACCGACCACGGCGCCGGCCGGTCCGGTGAAGAGCAACATCGCATGGCGCTGGCCGGCCGATGGCGCCGTCGTGGGCCGCTATGTGGCGGGTGATGCGACCAAGCAGGGCGTGGATATCGCGGGCACCAGCGGCCAGGCGGTCAAGGCCACTGCCAATGGCGTGGTGGTGTATTCCGGTGCCGGCCTGGTCGGCTACGGCGAGCTGATCATCATCAAGCACAGCGATCAGTGGTTGTCGGCCTACGGTCATAACCGCAAGCGACTGGTGAATGAAGGCCAGAGCGTGAAGGCCGGTGAGCAGATCGCGGAGATGGGCCGTACCGGCGCGAACCGCGACATGGTCCACTTCGAGATCCGCTACAACGGCAAGCCGGTCGACCCGCAGCAGTACCTGCCGGCGCGCTGATCAGCGCGCTACGAGTTGCCGCATTCACTGTAGATACCGTGTCGCCCTCGCCTAGGCAAGGGCGACGTCAGGCTCAAAGGGTCGGCCACTTCTCAGTACGCCCCAAATCAGATGGATGAGCTTGCGCATCACTGCACACATGACGACCTTGAAGGGCTTGCCTTTCGCGCTGAGCCGGTCTGCAAAGGACTTCAGTGTGGGGTTGTGGGTCTTCCCGGTCAGCGCCGGCATGTACAGCTTTTTGCGGAAATTGGCGTCGCCGACGCGTGATATCCGGCATTTGCCTTCGTAGTTTCCTGATTGACGCTGGGCCGGATTCAGGCCCGCGTGGGCAACCACCTGGCGCACGTCGCTGTATTTGCTTAGATCCCCCAGCATGGCCAACAGCTGGGCACTGCTGGTGTTGCCTACACCGGGGATGCTGGTAAGCAGTTGATGACGCCGGCGCAGGTCCGGATCGTTATCGATATGGTCCTCAATCGCCTTCTGGACCTGCTTGATCTGCTCTTCCAACGTCCGGATCACATCCTTGATCCCTTGCTGGACCGAGATATCGGCAACGTCCAGGCGGTTGTGCTCCATCTGCAGCATTTCCTGGAGGTCATCTCGACGCCGTACCAAGGCGCGCAGCTTCACCTCCGAGGGCGTCGGTGGAACGTAGGGATACAGCTTTTCCGAGCGTTGTGCCTCAAAAAACCGGGCAATCAGCTTGGCGTCGCTGCGGTCAGTCTTGGTCCGCATCCCCTCCGCCTGCCCAAACGCCTTTACTCGGGCGGGATTGGCCACATGAACCACTACCCCCGCTTCCACCAGTGCTTGAGCCAAGGCCTCGTGATAGATGCCTGTAGCCTCCATACCTACCGCCGCGTTCGGCGCATGTTTGGCGCGCCAGGCCAGAAGCTCATCAAAACCCTTTGGCGTATTGGGGAGTTTGGCCTTGGTTCGATACTTGCCGTGAGATAGAGGCAGGGCGATGTCAAAAGTCGCCTTGGCTGCGTCGATGCCGATAAATTGCATGATTTCGCTCCAGCTTGAACTTACGATCGTGATCGGAAGCCGCCAGACTTGCCCTTGTGAGTACAGGCTCTCACCCGATGGCGGGCCTAAGATACCGTTCAAGTTCCATGGCGGTGTCAGGCCGCCGACGCGCTGAATCTACTTTGCAAGCTCGAAGGCTTAAGAGCCGAGGCAGCGTCATCGGAGCCTCCCGGGTCACCGGGGGATTGTGCCTGATCAGGGCACGATCCAAGACACAAGAGCCGAGCCTAGGCTCGGCTGCCTGTCGTCGCCATGCGGCGCCGCCCGAGCATGGGCTCGGGCGCTGGGTGTCGCGTTTCAACCTTCCCGGCGAGCCGGGGACGCGGCATGCTTCTGCGTACCCCAACCGAGCCCGTTGCCGCGTATGAGTCGTCTTGCCTCCACTCTGCTGCTGCTCATCGTCGCGCCGCTGGCTGCCGCAGCCAGTGATCCGCGTGACGTGGTCACCCGCCTCTACGCCACAGTCCAGGCCCCTGCTTCGAGTGAAGAGGTCATCAGACCGTTGCTCGGCGATGCCCTGAGCGCGGCCATCAATGCGCAACGCGCATACGAGAGGGCTTGCACCGTGCTGGCCGCGCACGACGAGAAGCCGCATATGCTCGACCAGAGTCCCTACCTGATGGCCCCAGATCGACCGGAGACGGTGAGGGTGGGAAGGCCAGGGCCGATTGGCAGCGCGACGTGGGTCCAGGTCGACATGGCCGTGGGCGACTATCGCTGGACCGACCGGGTCCTGCTGCAAAGGCAGGGCCAGGACTGGAAGGTCATGGACATCCGCTGGGGCCAGGGCGGTAACCTGATCGGGCGGCTGAAGCAGTTCTCCGCCTTCCGATGCACCGCTTCTGGCAGCTAGCGCCGGGGTGCACCCGGCGGCTCGAAATCAGCCTTCCAGAATGAAGGCGGCCGCGACCTTGCGGCCTTCGCCGGCCAGGATGTTGAAGGTGCGCGCGGCGGCCGGGTTGTTCATCACTTCCAGACCGATGCCACGGCTCAGGCACGCAGCCATCACCACCGCCGGCGGGAACACCTGGCGGTCGCCGGTGCCCAACACGATCAGCGCCGGATTCAGCGCCAGGATCGGCTCAAGGTCAGCCAGCTGCAGCGCGGTGGCGCTCACTACCGGCCATTGCGTGACCAGCTGGTCCGGGGTCAGGAAGAAACTGCTGCCCAGCACCTGGTCATTCACCTTGGCCGAGCGGCCATCGGCGGCACGCAGGCTGTAGGCGTAATCGGGCGGTTCGTGGTTCAGCTGCATGGCAGTAAGGCGATCAGCCGCGCGGCAGCACGATCTGGCGCTGTTCCTTGCTCGGGCGGTACAGCACGGCGACGTGGCCGATGCGCTGCACCAACGCGCTCTCGGTGGCTTCGACGATCTCGCCGATCATCACGTCACGGGCGTCGCGGTCTTCGGCAGCGACCTTCACCTTGACCAGCTCGTGGCGCTCCAGCACTTCGTTCAGCTCAGCGATGAAGGCCGGGGTCACGCCCTTGCCGCCGGTCTGCAGCAGGGCCTTCAGGTCGTGGGCTTGGCCGCGCAGGAAACGGGTCTGGGAAGCGGTCAGGGCGATGGACATGCAGGAAAACACGGTTGAATGGGGCGATCAGGGTATCATGAGGACCCCATCAGCCCCTATTTTCAATGGCTACCCGCAGCAAAAGCAGCCAGCGCTGGCTCAAGGAACACTTCTCCGACCCCTTCGTGAAGAAGGCCCAGGCCGAAGGCATGCGCTCACGCGCCGCCTACAAGCTCGAAGAGCTGCTGGAACGTGACCGGTTGCTGAAGCCGCACATGGTGGTGGTCGACCTCGGCGCAGCCCCGGGCGGCTGGTCTCAGCAGGTTCGGAGACAGATCGGCGACACCGGCCGCGTCCTGGCATTGGACATCCTGGACATGCCGCCGCTGGCCGGCGTGGAGTTCCTTCATGGTGACTTCAGGGAAGAAACCGTTCTATCGCAGTTTGAAGCCATGCTCGGGGATCAGCCGGTAGACCTTGTGCTGTCGGACATGGCCCCCAATAAGAGTGGTGTAGGCGCGGTCGACCAGCCGCGGATGATGCACCTGGCGGAGCTGGCCCTGGATTTTGCCGACAACCACCTGAAGACCGGTGGGGCGTTCCTGATCAAGCTGTTCCAGGGTGAAGGCTTTGACGACTACGTGCGTGACATGCGCCGCCGGTACGACAAGGTCTCCATCCGCAAGCCGGAAGCGTCGCGCAAGCGCTCCCCCGAGGTGTATGCCTTGGGTCAGGGAAAACGCGCCCACATGAAGTAAGCTCGCAACGTACGCAAGTTCGACCCCAACGCAACGCCAGCACTGAGAGGAACACCGGAGCCAATGAGGATGAACGACTTGACCAAGAACCTCCTGCTATGGGTGGTCGTCGCCGTCGTGCTGATGGTGGTCTTCCAGAGCTTCTCGCCCAAGACCTCCGGGGCCGGGGCGCAGGGCGCGTCGTATTCGCAGTTCCTGGACCAGGTGGACAGCGGCAACGTGCAGAAGGTCGCCTTCGGCGGCGACATGCGCGGCGGCACCAGCCAGCTCACCTACACCACCCGCGGCGGCCAGTCGGCCACCATCACCGCACCGTTCGATCGTGACCTGATCAACGTGCTGCGTACCAAGAACGTGGAAATCGTGCAGGAAGAGCCGTCCAGTGGCATCTCCCTCGGCGCGATCCTGATGAATTTCCTGCCGGTCATCCTGATCATCGGCTTCTGGCTGTTCATCATGCGCCAGATGCAGGGCGGTGGCGGCGGCGCCAAGGGCGCGATGTCCTTCGGCAAGTCGCGCGCCAAGCTGCAGGGCGAGGACCAGATCAAGGTCACCTTCGCCGACGTCGCTGGCTGCGACGAGGCCAAGGAAGAAGTGGGCGAGCTGGTCGACTTCCTGCGCGACCCGTCCAAGTTCACCAAGCTGGGCGGCAAGATTCCGCGCGGCGTGCTGATGGTGGGCCCGCCGGGTACCGGCAAGACGCTGCTTGCCAAGGCCATCGCCGGCGAAGCCAAGGTGCCGTTCTTCTCGATCTCCGGTTCGGACTTCGTGGAAATGTTCGTCGGCGTCGGCGCCAGCCGCGTGCGCGACATGTTCGAGCAGGCCAAGAAGCACGCGCCATGCATCATCTTCATCGACGAAATCGACGCTGTCGGCCGTCACCGTGGCGCCGGCCTTGGCGGCGGTCATGACGAGCGCGAGCAGACCCTGAACCAGCTGCTGGTCGAGATGGACGGTTTTGAAGGCGGCGAAGGCGTGATCGTGATCGCCGCGACCAACCGTCCGGACGTGCTGGACCCGGCGCTGCTGCGTCCCGGCCGTTTCGACCGCCAGGTGGTGGTCGGCCTGCCGGACGTGAAGGGCCGCGAGCACATCCTGAAGGTGCACATGCGCAAGCTGCCGCTGGCCGACGATGTCGAGCCGATGGTGATCGCGCGTGGTACCCCGGGCTTCTCCGGCGCCGACCTGGCCAACCTCTGCAACGAGGCCGCCCTGTTCGCCGCGCGTGGCAACGAGAAGGAAGTCCGCATGGACCACTTCGACCGTGCCCGCGACAAGATCCTGATGGGTGCCGAGCGCCGCTCGATGGCCATGAGCGAAGAAGAGAAGACCCTCACCGCCTACCACGAAGCCGGTCATGCCATCGTCGGCCGCCTGGTGCCCGAGCATGACCCGGTCTACAAGGTCACCATCATCCCGCGCGGCCGTGCGCTGGGTGTGACCATGTACCTGCCGGAAGGCGACAAGTACTCGATGAACCGCGTGGCGATCAAGTCGCAGCTGTGCTCGCTGTACGGTGGCCGCGTGGCCGAGGAGCTGATCTTCGGTGCCGACAAGGTCACCACCGGCGCCTCCAACGACATCGAGCGCGCCACCAAGATGGCTCGCAACATGGTCACCAAGTGGGGCCTGTCCGACCAGCTCGGCCCGATCGCCTATGGCGAGGAGGACGACGAGGTGTTCCTGGGCCGTTCGGTCACCCAGCACAAGAGCGTGTCCAACGACACCGCGCGCCGCATTGACGAGGAAGTGCGCAACATCCTCGACGAGGCTTACGCACGCACCACCGAGCTGATGACGGCCAACCTGGACAAGCTGCACGCGATGTCCCAGCTGCTGCTGCAGTACGAGACCATCGACGCGCCGCAGATCGACGCCATCATGGAAGGCCGCGATCCGCCGCCGCCGGCCGGCTGGAACAAGTCGAACAAGGACGGCGGCAACGACAAGGGCGGCGACGCCCGTCCGCTGCCGCCGATCGCAGGCCCGGCCGAATCGCACTGACGGCCCGCTGCAGGTAACACCAGACGAGGCCGGGGCAACCCGGCTTCGTCGTTTCCGGGCCCCACTGGCCCATCCCGAAGACCCGATCTGACGCTGGAGCCCGCATGTCCACCCCGAAGCCCGAACCGATTTCCCACACTGTCGAAATGGTCATCGCCACCGTGGTCGGCGTGGGTGTAGGCCTGGGTGCCGACAACCTGTTGCTGGGCTGTGTGGTGGGTATCGGTGTCGGCATCGTGCTGAGCATTGCCAAGACCCTGTACGTGGACCGCAAGCGCCGCCGTCGTTGAGGGGTATCGGCAGGGCTGCGCCCTGCACCTGCTACGAGCCGGAGCAACAGCAACAGCAGCATCAGGTTTCTGGGGATGGTGGGGCGGTGTGGGTTGGCAGGACACGCCGTAAACCCGTCCCTGGGGGCTCGATGGCGCCATCCATGGCGCCAACGGTCCTGCCAACCCACACCGCCCCACCTCTGACAGATTCCGGCAGCTGTTGGTAGGTGTCGACCTTGGTCGACACATCTGTCAGATATCGATGTACAAGGGGGTCAGATCCGTTTTCCGCAGGAAAACGGATCTGACGCCAAGAGCTGCTCCAACAGATCGCGGAAATCTGTCGAAGGCGGGGTGGATCCGGTTGCGGGGGCGTGAGCCGCATGGATGCGGCGACCGAGCTTACATGGACGTACTTGCAGCGGCCCCCGCAACCGGATCCACCCCGCCATCCCTCAGTAAACCCGCTGTTGCTCCGGCTGTTGCTGTCGCTCTGGCCTCTGCGGGTGCAGGGCGCCGCCCTGCCGAACTAAACTACCCGCCGTTGTCCCTGCAGGATTGCCCATGTTCGATACCTCGCCCCAGCTCGATTGCGCCGGCCGCATCCTGCGCCTCGACCGTGCCCGGGTCATGGGCATCGTCAACGTCACCCCGGACTCGTTCTCCGATGGCGGCGCACACGACACCACCGAAGCGGCGGTCTCGCATGGCCTGAGGCTGGTCGAGGAGGGCGCTGACCTGCTCGACATCGGCGGCGAATCCACGCGCCCGGGCGCCGCTCCGGTCTCGATTGAAGAAGAACTGCGCCGCGTGATCCCGGTGATCGAGCAGTTGGCCGCCCGAACCCAGGTGCCGATCAGCATCGACACCTTCAAGCCCGAGGTGATGCGGGCGGCAGTGGCCGCCGGCGCCGGCATGATCAACGACATCTTTGGCCTGCGCCAGGAAGGTGCGTTGGACGCGGCTGCCGAGGCAGGCGTGCCGGTGGTGCTGATGCACATGCAGGGCGAGCCGGGCCACATGCAGGCCGATCCGCACTACGACGACGTGGTCGGCGAGGTGCATGGCTTCCTGGTGCAGCGCCTGTTCGCCGCGGAAATGGCCGGCATCGCAAAGAAGAACCTGCTGATCGACCTCGGTTTCGGCTTCGGCAAGACCACTGCCCACAACATGACCCTGCTGGCGCGTTCGGAGCGCTTCCTGGAACTGGGTGTGCCGATGCTGGCTGGCCTGTCGCGCAAGCGCAGCCTGGGAGAACTCACCGGCCGCGATACGCCCTCCGAACGGGTGGCGGCGTCGGTAGCCGCGCACCTGATTGCGGTCCAGCGTGGCGCGCGCATCGTGCGCGTGCATGACGTGGCCGCCACGGTCGACGCACTGAAGATCTGGCAGGCAGTGCAGGCCGTACCGACGCCGCGCGCCGACGCCACGCCGACGATCCGCTGGCCGGACGAAGACTGATGGGGATCGACCAGCGGCCGCTGGCGATCGCCGTGATGGGACCGACCGCCAGTGGCAAGACCGCGACTGCGATCGCCCTGGCCCGGCAGCTGGATGGCGAGATCGTGAGCGTCGATTCGGCACTGGTCTATCGCCACCTGGACATCGGCTCGGCCAAGCCCGACGCGGCTGAGCGCGCACAGGCACCCCACCACCTGCTGGACCTGCGCGATCCCTGGCAGACCTATTCGGCGGCCGAGTTCGCGGCCGATGCCAGTCGCGTCGTGGTCGACATCGTGGCGCGCGGCAAAATGCCGATCCTGGCCGGTGGCACGGGCCTTTATTTCCGCGCCCTGCTGCAGGGCCTCTCGCCGATGCCCGAAGCCGACCCGGCCATGCGTGCGGCACTGGCTGCCGAAGCCGCCGAACGTGGTTGGGCGGCGCTGCATGCTGAACTGGCACAGATCGACCCCGCCGCCGCTACGCGTATCCACGCGACCGACCCGCAACGTATCCAGCGCGCACTGGAGGTCTATCGCCTGACCGGCACGCCCATCACTGAATGGCAGCGTCGGCCGGGCGTAGCGCCGTTGCCGGTGCGCACCCTCAAGCTGATCCTGGCGCCGCATGATCGCGCGGTGCTGCACCAGCGTATCGAGGCGCGCTTCGACGCCATGCTGGCGCAGGGCTTTCTGGATGAGGTGCGGGCATTGCGCGCGATGCCGGAAATGGCCGCCGTGGAGGCGCCACTGGACCTGCCGGCGGTGCGCGCGGTCGGCTATCGGCAGGCCTGGGAGTACCTGGACGGGGAGGGCGATGCCGCCCGCTTCCGTGACAAGGCGATCTTCGCCACGCGCCAGCTGGCCAAGCGCCAGCTGACCTGGCTGCGCGGCGAGCTTGATGCGCGCTGGTTCGACCCCCATATCGACCAAGAGCGCCTGGCCGGCGCGGTGTCGACCTTCGTCGCACGCTGAACCCCCGCCAGCCGTGTAACATCATCGGTCGGCGGGCGGCTCGGGGGCCGTGGCAATCGTCGGCAACCCAATAAGAACAATAATCAGGAGTGTGCAATGTCCAAGGGGCAATCGCTGCAGGATCCTTTCTTGAACGCACTGCGGCGCGAACGCGTGCCGGTTTCGGTGTACCTGGTGAACGGCATCAAGCTGCAGGGCACGATCGAGTCGTTCGACCAGTTCGTGGTCCTGCTGCGCAACACGGTCAGTCAGATGGTCTACAAGCACGCCATTTCCACGGTCGTTCCAGCACGCAACGTGAAGGTCGGTCCGGGCGGTGGTTACGTGCAGTCGGGTGAAGGTGGTCAGGCAGGTGATGAAGCAGACGAGTAATACCGGAGCGGTGAATGTTTGACCGCTCGAAGAAGGGCGAACACGCCCTGTTGATCCAGCCCCATTTCGGCAAGCTGGAAGACGATGTGCTGGAAGAATTCGGTGATCTGGCCCGCTCGGCTGGGGCCAGCATCGCCGCGACGATCACCGCGCGCCTGGATCGTCCGAATCCGTCGACCCTGATCGGCAGCGGCAAGCTGGACGAGATCAAGGCTGCGGCCGATGCCAGCGGTGCCGACCTGATCCTGGTCAACCATGCGTTGAGCCCGGGCCAGGAGCGCAACCTGGAACGCTTCCTCGAGCGCCGGGTGATCGACCGTACCGGCCTGATCCTGGACATCTTCGCCCAGCGTGCGCACAGCCACGAAG contains:
- the yhbY gene encoding ribosome assembly RNA-binding protein YhbY — translated: MSIALTASQTRFLRGQAHDLKALLQTGGKGVTPAFIAELNEVLERHELVKVKVAAEDRDARDVMIGEIVEATESALVQRIGHVAVLYRPSKEQRQIVLPRG
- the miaA gene encoding tRNA (adenosine(37)-N6)-dimethylallyltransferase MiaA; translated protein: MGIDQRPLAIAVMGPTASGKTATAIALARQLDGEIVSVDSALVYRHLDIGSAKPDAAERAQAPHHLLDLRDPWQTYSAAEFAADASRVVVDIVARGKMPILAGGTGLYFRALLQGLSPMPEADPAMRAALAAEAAERGWAALHAELAQIDPAAATRIHATDPQRIQRALEVYRLTGTPITEWQRRPGVAPLPVRTLKLILAPHDRAVLHQRIEARFDAMLAQGFLDEVRALRAMPEMAAVEAPLDLPAVRAVGYRQAWEYLDGEGDAARFRDKAIFATRQLAKRQLTWLRGELDARWFDPHIDQERLAGAVSTFVAR
- the ftsH gene encoding ATP-dependent zinc metalloprotease FtsH translates to MNDLTKNLLLWVVVAVVLMVVFQSFSPKTSGAGAQGASYSQFLDQVDSGNVQKVAFGGDMRGGTSQLTYTTRGGQSATITAPFDRDLINVLRTKNVEIVQEEPSSGISLGAILMNFLPVILIIGFWLFIMRQMQGGGGGAKGAMSFGKSRAKLQGEDQIKVTFADVAGCDEAKEEVGELVDFLRDPSKFTKLGGKIPRGVLMVGPPGTGKTLLAKAIAGEAKVPFFSISGSDFVEMFVGVGASRVRDMFEQAKKHAPCIIFIDEIDAVGRHRGAGLGGGHDEREQTLNQLLVEMDGFEGGEGVIVIAATNRPDVLDPALLRPGRFDRQVVVGLPDVKGREHILKVHMRKLPLADDVEPMVIARGTPGFSGADLANLCNEAALFAARGNEKEVRMDHFDRARDKILMGAERRSMAMSEEEKTLTAYHEAGHAIVGRLVPEHDPVYKVTIIPRGRALGVTMYLPEGDKYSMNRVAIKSQLCSLYGGRVAEELIFGADKVTTGASNDIERATKMARNMVTKWGLSDQLGPIAYGEEDDEVFLGRSVTQHKSVSNDTARRIDEEVRNILDEAYARTTELMTANLDKLHAMSQLLLQYETIDAPQIDAIMEGRDPPPPAGWNKSNKDGGNDKGGDARPLPPIAGPAESH
- the hfq gene encoding RNA chaperone Hfq, producing MSKGQSLQDPFLNALRRERVPVSVYLVNGIKLQGTIESFDQFVVLLRNTVSQMVYKHAISTVVPARNVKVGPGGGYVQSGEGGQAGDEADE
- a CDS encoding peptidoglycan DD-metalloendopeptidase family protein, which encodes MNPDRLSKGVRIGALALLVSTLAACGTATVVRPGGGSTGGGVSTPKTSVPKPGQTVVVRKGDTIYALARIHDITPADLIAWNSLDNPSSIHPGQVIRLYPAGASGGRAPTTVVTPPRSGGSTAGSTAPTTAPAGPVKSNIAWRWPADGAVVGRYVAGDATKQGVDIAGTSGQAVKATANGVVVYSGAGLVGYGELIIIKHSDQWLSAYGHNRKRLVNEGQSVKAGEQIAEMGRTGANRDMVHFEIRYNGKPVDPQQYLPAR
- a CDS encoding IS110-like element ISStma4 family transposase; the protein is MQFIGIDAAKATFDIALPLSHGKYRTKAKLPNTPKGFDELLAWRAKHAPNAAVGMEATGIYHEALAQALVEAGVVVHVANPARVKAFGQAEGMRTKTDRSDAKLIARFFEAQRSEKLYPYVPPTPSEVKLRALVRRRDDLQEMLQMEHNRLDVADISVQQGIKDVIRTLEEQIKQVQKAIEDHIDNDPDLRRRHQLLTSIPGVGNTSSAQLLAMLGDLSKYSDVRQVVAHAGLNPAQRQSGNYEGKCRISRVGDANFRKKLYMPALTGKTHNPTLKSFADRLSAKGKPFKVVMCAVMRKLIHLIWGVLRSGRPFEPDVALA
- the rlmE gene encoding 23S rRNA (uridine(2552)-2'-O)-methyltransferase RlmE, with translation MATRSKSSQRWLKEHFSDPFVKKAQAEGMRSRAAYKLEELLERDRLLKPHMVVVDLGAAPGGWSQQVRRQIGDTGRVLALDILDMPPLAGVEFLHGDFREETVLSQFEAMLGDQPVDLVLSDMAPNKSGVGAVDQPRMMHLAELALDFADNHLKTGGAFLIKLFQGEGFDDYVRDMRRRYDKVSIRKPEASRKRSPEVYALGQGKRAHMK
- the folP gene encoding dihydropteroate synthase, with amino-acid sequence MFDTSPQLDCAGRILRLDRARVMGIVNVTPDSFSDGGAHDTTEAAVSHGLRLVEEGADLLDIGGESTRPGAAPVSIEEELRRVIPVIEQLAARTQVPISIDTFKPEVMRAAVAAGAGMINDIFGLRQEGALDAAAEAGVPVVLMHMQGEPGHMQADPHYDDVVGEVHGFLVQRLFAAEMAGIAKKNLLIDLGFGFGKTTAHNMTLLARSERFLELGVPMLAGLSRKRSLGELTGRDTPSERVAASVAAHLIAVQRGARIVRVHDVAATVDALKIWQAVQAVPTPRADATPTIRWPDED
- a CDS encoding Mth938-like domain-containing protein, which gives rise to MQLNHEPPDYAYSLRAADGRSAKVNDQVLGSSFFLTPDQLVTQWPVVSATALQLADLEPILALNPALIVLGTGDRQVFPPAVVMAACLSRGIGLEVMNNPAAARTFNILAGEGRKVAAAFILEG